A section of the Salmo salar chromosome ssa05, Ssal_v3.1, whole genome shotgun sequence genome encodes:
- the LOC106604244 gene encoding ras-related protein Rab-9B has product MSGKSLLLKVILLGDGGVGKSSLMNRYVTDRFDAQSFHTIGVEFLNRDLEVDGRLVTLQIWDTAGQERFKSLRTPFYRGADCCLLTFAVDDLHSFQNLASWKKEFMCYSDVRDPERFPFVVLGNKVDKEEGKEVGEDEARAWCEENGCCPYFETSAKDDTNVGVAFEAAVREVLAAEDQIDHTLLSSTIDLHGNRKVPCSSCC; this is encoded by the exons ATGAGCGGGAAGAGCCTGCTGTTAAAGGTGATCCTGCTGGGGGACGGTGGCGTGGGGAAGTCTTCCTTAATGAACCGCTACGTCACGGACCGCTTCGACGCCCAGTCCTTCCACACCATCGGGGTGGAGTTCctcaacagagacctggag GTGGACGGGCGCCTGGTGACCCTTCAGATCTGGGACACGGCGGGTCAGGAGCGCTTCAAGTCCCTGAGGACACCTTTCTACCGTGGCGCCGACTGCTGCCTCCTCACCTTCGCTGTAGACGACCTGCACAGCTTCCAGAACCTGGCCAGCTGGAAGAAAGAGTTCATGTGTTACTCTGACGTACGAGACCCAGAGAGGTTCCCCTTCGTTGTCCTGGGCAACAAGGTGGacaaggaggaggggaaggaggtggGGGAGGACGAGGCTCGGGCCTGGTGCGAGGAGAACGGCTGTTGTCCCTACTTCGAGACCAGTGCTAAGGACGATACTAACGTGGGAGTGGCGTTCGAGGCGGCGGTACGGGAGGTTCTGGCGGCGGAGGATCAGATCGACCACACGCTGTTGAGTAGCACTATCGATCTCCACGGCAACCGTAAAGTACCATGCTCTTCTTGCTGCTGA
- the LOC106604242 gene encoding myelin proteolipid protein isoform X1, with the protein MGCYDCCMKCLGGVPYCSLVATLLCFSGIALFCGCGHQALTETERLIETYFARNLQDYITLAYLIQYFQYVIYGLASFFFLYCIVLLAEGFYTTSATRQTFGEFRSTLCGRCLSSTFILITYVLVVVWLLVFAFSALPVYFFYNMDTTCHTITVLTETPASINQLCIDARQYGLLPWNAMPGKACGMTLSTVCKTREFRLTYDLYIATFAGAGITLLALIHCSLQLAVRQVDLKEERRQEKEKRKSYELYGRLQKDIGGTMRSPYAPHIISDSLPPD; encoded by the exons ATGG GTTGTTATGACTGCTGTATGAAGTGCCTGGGAGGAGTACCATATTGCTCCCTGGTGGCCACTCTGCTGTGTTTCTCGGGGATAGCTCTGTTCTGTGGCTGTGGTCACCAGGCCCTCACTGAGACGGAGAGACTCATCGAGACATACTTCGCCCGTAACCTACAGGACTACATTACCCTGGCCTACCT TATCCAGTACTTCCAGTATGTTATCTATGGCTTGGCTtcattcttcttcctctactgCATCGTACTGCTGGCGGAGGGATTCTACACCACCAGCGCCACCAGGCAGACCTTCGGAGAGTTCAGGAGCACCCTGTGTGGACGCTGTCTTAGTAGCACg TTTATATTGATAACGTACGTGCTGGTGGTGGTGTGGCTGTTGGTGTTTGCCTTCTCTGCCTTGCCTGTCTACTTCTTCTACAACATGGACACAACCTGCCACACCATCACCGTCCTGACTGAGACCCCAGCTAGCATCAACCAGCTCTGTATCGACGCCAGGCAGTACG GGCTTCTACCATGGAATGCGATGCCAGGCAAAGCTTGTGGAATGACACTGTCCACTGTCTGCAAAACCAGAGAG TTCCGTCTGACCTACGACCTGTACATCGCAACGTTTGCCGGGGCTGGCATCACACTCTTGGCGCTT ATCCACTGCTCCCTCCAGCTGGCAGTCAGACAGGTGGACCtaaaggaagagaggaggcaggagaaagagaagaggaaaagCTATGAGCTGTACGGTAGACTGCAGAAGGACATAGGAGGGACAATGCGCTCCCCTTACGCCCCCCACATCATATCTGATAGTCTACCTCCtgactga
- the LOC106604242 gene encoding myelin proteolipid protein isoform X2, whose translation MGCYDCCMKCLGGVPYCSLVATLLCFSGIALFCGCGHQALTETERLIETYFARNLQDYITLAYLIQYFQYVIYGLASFFFLYCIVLLAEGFYTTSATRQTFGEFRSTLCGRCLSSTFILITYVLVVVWLLVFAFSALPVYFFYNMDTTCHTITVLTETPASINQLCIDARQYGLLPWNAMPGKACGMTLSTVCKTREFRLTYDLYIATFAGAGITLLALLTYMVSTTYNFALLRYLGRKGIGTRC comes from the exons ATGG GTTGTTATGACTGCTGTATGAAGTGCCTGGGAGGAGTACCATATTGCTCCCTGGTGGCCACTCTGCTGTGTTTCTCGGGGATAGCTCTGTTCTGTGGCTGTGGTCACCAGGCCCTCACTGAGACGGAGAGACTCATCGAGACATACTTCGCCCGTAACCTACAGGACTACATTACCCTGGCCTACCT TATCCAGTACTTCCAGTATGTTATCTATGGCTTGGCTtcattcttcttcctctactgCATCGTACTGCTGGCGGAGGGATTCTACACCACCAGCGCCACCAGGCAGACCTTCGGAGAGTTCAGGAGCACCCTGTGTGGACGCTGTCTTAGTAGCACg TTTATATTGATAACGTACGTGCTGGTGGTGGTGTGGCTGTTGGTGTTTGCCTTCTCTGCCTTGCCTGTCTACTTCTTCTACAACATGGACACAACCTGCCACACCATCACCGTCCTGACTGAGACCCCAGCTAGCATCAACCAGCTCTGTATCGACGCCAGGCAGTACG GGCTTCTACCATGGAATGCGATGCCAGGCAAAGCTTGTGGAATGACACTGTCCACTGTCTGCAAAACCAGAGAG TTCCGTCTGACCTACGACCTGTACATCGCAACGTTTGCCGGGGCTGGCATCACACTCTTGGCGCTT ctcacctACATGGTGTCCACCACCTATAACTTTGCGTTGCTGCGGTACCTGGGGAGAAAGGGCATAGGCACGCGGTGTTag